Proteins encoded in a region of the Apostichopus japonicus isolate 1M-3 chromosome 19, ASM3797524v1, whole genome shotgun sequence genome:
- the LOC139959805 gene encoding gamma-adducin-like isoform X2: MVEEEQEDQIIKNKILFLHNHGIVCCGGSIEEAYFLSLNCVAACEIQGYITGNVYGQPFVRHELKPKSDVAYPAASTNFIYIYDNKFEKSRYESPIKMLNRRQAEEKTKWLNTPNTYSKVKVAQEYANWGEEGEDEGYKTKIHLSSSDM; encoded by the exons ATGGTCGAGGAGGAACAGGAGGATCAAATCATCAAAAACAAGATCCTATTCTTGCataaccatggtatcgtctGCTGTGGTGGGTCCATAGAGGAGGCGTACTTCCTATCCCTCAACTGTGTAGCAGCATGCGAGATACAG gGTTACATAACAGGCAACGTGTACGGCCAGCCGTTTGTGAGACACGAACTGAAGCCCAAGAGCGACGTCGCCTACCCAGCCGCCTCCACCAACTTCATCTACATCTACGACAACAAATTTGAGAAGAGCAGATACGAGTCACCGATCAAGATGTTGAACAGGAGGCAGGCAGAGGAGAAGACGAAATGGCTGAACACGCCAAACACATACTCCAAGGTGAAGGTAGCCCAAGAGTACGCCAactggggagaggaaggggaagacGAGGGCTACAAGACAAAGATACACCTGAGTAGTAGTGACATGTAA
- the LOC139959805 gene encoding gamma-adducin-like isoform X1, whose protein sequence is MRDTGLDSVIHLPDEVRDKVGEATAKDAGGVSETGHKLKVGKLEFEAMMRHLDNMGYITGNVYGQPFVRHELKPKSDVAYPAASTNFIYIYDNKFEKSRYESPIKMLNRRQAEEKTKWLNTPNTYSKVKVAQEYANWGEEGEDEGYKTKIHLSSSDM, encoded by the exons ATGCGAGATACAG GCCTGGATAGTGTCATCCACCTACCGGATGAAGTCAGAGACAAGGTCGGCGAAGCAACTGCCAAGGACGCAGGTGGGGTCAGTGAGACAGGACACAAACTGAAGGTCGGTAAACTGGAGTTTGAAGCCATGATGAGACATTTGGACAATAtg gGTTACATAACAGGCAACGTGTACGGCCAGCCGTTTGTGAGACACGAACTGAAGCCCAAGAGCGACGTCGCCTACCCAGCCGCCTCCACCAACTTCATCTACATCTACGACAACAAATTTGAGAAGAGCAGATACGAGTCACCGATCAAGATGTTGAACAGGAGGCAGGCAGAGGAGAAGACGAAATGGCTGAACACGCCAAACACATACTCCAAGGTGAAGGTAGCCCAAGAGTACGCCAactggggagaggaaggggaagacGAGGGCTACAAGACAAAGATACACCTGAGTAGTAGTGACATGTAA